A window from Roseofilum capinflatum BLCC-M114 encodes these proteins:
- a CDS encoding ATP-binding protein — MNYTLTGIVVPSPDDPVSADEPQFHLALPSSKEGLWDWNLPTGRIFFNPNWQHILGFTEAELPQTFTEFESLIHSEDLALHQAALQAHIQGGTEFYESTYRLRSPSGGYRWILARGLCYRNSDGTPYRLAGSHTDITSFKKAQEQESVLRLITDQIRSSLNLKTIWKTAVNQIQKLLDTDRVLIYQFQPDWKGSVIVEKVVGNWGSTLGKVGADNCFSQEYAHLYQNGRVRVIHDVFTSKLDPCHVDFLQNFDVRSNLIVPIIIKEELWGLLIAHECKRSRHWKEVEVTLLVHVAKQLAIAIYQANLYDESQRAVQESEEKAHELELALQKLQKMQAQLIESEKKSSIGQLVAGIAHEINNPVSFIYGNIDFAKSYLTDLLELVQLYQKTFPEPGEDIEQFSEDIDLDFLQADCMDLLDSMKYGASRIREIVLFLRTFSRLDESQMKRVNLHDGLESTLMIINYRLQGNTKRPMITINKNYGVLPPVECYAGQVNQVFMNILVNAIDAIDSAWENHANRESPHITITTEKCHMQWVRISITDNGIGMSDLIRQRLFTPFYSTKPVGKGKGLGLSLCHSIIVDHHGGELSFESEPGKGTTFIIELPLHQS, encoded by the coding sequence ATGAATTATACCCTCACTGGAATCGTTGTTCCCTCTCCTGATGATCCCGTGTCTGCCGATGAACCTCAGTTTCATCTGGCCCTACCCAGTTCTAAAGAAGGATTATGGGATTGGAATTTACCCACAGGACGCATATTTTTTAATCCCAATTGGCAACATATTTTAGGCTTTACTGAAGCTGAACTTCCCCAAACCTTTACCGAATTTGAATCCCTCATTCATTCCGAAGATTTAGCCCTTCATCAAGCCGCCCTCCAAGCCCATATTCAAGGAGGAACCGAATTTTATGAAAGCACCTATCGCCTCCGTTCTCCCAGTGGTGGCTATCGGTGGATTTTGGCCAGGGGATTGTGCTATCGCAACAGTGATGGAACCCCCTATCGTTTAGCCGGTTCCCACACCGATATTACTTCATTTAAAAAAGCTCAGGAACAAGAGTCTGTTCTACGGTTAATTACCGATCAAATTCGGAGTAGTTTAAACTTAAAAACCATTTGGAAAACAGCCGTCAATCAAATTCAAAAGCTTTTGGATACCGATCGAGTGCTTATTTACCAATTTCAACCGGATTGGAAAGGGTCGGTTATCGTCGAAAAAGTGGTGGGAAACTGGGGATCAACCTTGGGAAAAGTGGGTGCAGATAATTGTTTTTCTCAAGAGTACGCCCATCTCTATCAAAATGGCCGAGTGAGAGTAATTCATGATGTCTTCACCTCTAAACTCGATCCCTGTCACGTTGATTTTTTACAAAATTTTGATGTGCGCTCCAATCTGATTGTACCCATTATTATTAAAGAAGAATTATGGGGCTTACTGATTGCCCATGAATGTAAGCGATCGCGCCATTGGAAAGAAGTCGAAGTCACTTTACTGGTGCATGTAGCTAAACAATTAGCGATTGCCATTTATCAAGCTAATTTGTACGATGAATCTCAACGGGCAGTGCAGGAATCGGAAGAAAAAGCCCATGAGTTAGAACTGGCATTGCAAAAACTCCAAAAAATGCAAGCTCAGTTAATTGAAAGTGAGAAAAAATCTTCTATTGGTCAATTAGTCGCTGGCATTGCCCATGAGATTAATAATCCTGTGAGCTTTATTTATGGAAATATTGATTTTGCTAAATCTTATCTGACTGATTTATTAGAATTGGTTCAACTTTATCAAAAAACTTTTCCTGAACCCGGTGAAGATATTGAACAATTTTCAGAAGATATTGATTTAGATTTCTTGCAAGCTGATTGTATGGATTTGCTAGACTCCATGAAATATGGCGCATCTCGCATTCGAGAAATTGTGTTGTTCCTGAGAACTTTTTCCCGACTCGATGAATCGCAGATGAAACGGGTGAATCTCCATGATGGACTCGAAAGCACATTAATGATTATTAATTATCGCTTACAGGGGAACACGAAGCGACCGATGATTACTATTAACAAAAATTACGGAGTTTTGCCTCCGGTTGAATGCTATGCAGGACAAGTCAATCAGGTATTTATGAATATATTAGTAAATGCCATTGATGCGATTGATAGCGCATGGGAAAATCACGCCAACCGGGAGAGTCCACACATTACCATTACGACTGAAAAGTGCCACATGCAATGGGTGAGAATTTCCATTACTGATAATGGGATAGGTATGTCAGACTTGATTCGTCAGCGCTTATTTACACCGTTTTATAGTACCAAACCAGTCGGTAAGGGAAAGGGCTTAGGGTTGAGCTTATGTCATTCGATTATTGTCGATCATCATGGGGGAGAGTTATCCTTCGAGTCTGAACCCGGAAAGGGCACAACATTTATTATTGAATTGCCCTTACACCAGAGTTAA